A DNA window from Pseudodesulfovibrio thermohalotolerans contains the following coding sequences:
- a CDS encoding potassium transporter Kup, whose protein sequence is MATTEHPTGKRLAALSLAAMGVVFGDIGTSPLYALRECFHGEYGIAVSPENVLGVLSLIFWTLMLIVSFKYLTMVLRADHDGEGGVLALTTLVRPRREHMTRRAWFLVVIGLFAACLLYGDGMITPAISVLSAVEGLGLVTPLFKPYVLHITLTILIGLFLLQHHGTARVGTLFGPVILAWMTCLALIGLNQVVRNPGVLVAVSPWHGLHFLLANKLHGFVVLGAVFLVATGAEAIYADLGHFGRRPIRLTWFLVALPALLLNYFGQGAHLLAVPGDAYHPFYAIVPQWGIIPMVGLATMATIVASQAVITGAFSLTSQAVQLGYLPRLRVEHTSASHMGQIYVAPVNWLLMICTVGLVLGFRTSSKLAAAYGVAVTASMLVTATLFYFVMRNQWKWKLPVVVLVTGLFLTVDFSFFAANMTKITHGAWFPLVIALLILGVMLTWERGGEILAERARGLTRPLEGFLSEIADAPPRRVPGQAVFLTRSHNTVPVAMIQNLRHNMVLHSEVYFLNIRTEQIPRVPNFEKIEVERFGSGIQRVIAHFGYMESPTVDVIFSLCRDKGVDLDIDRASFFLGREKLTVGPSPAMSRWRSNLYRFLARNGMDPASFFNIPANQVIEVGARLEI, encoded by the coding sequence ATGGCAACCACCGAACATCCAACCGGCAAGCGGTTGGCGGCTCTTTCCCTGGCCGCCATGGGCGTGGTCTTCGGCGATATCGGCACCAGCCCCCTGTACGCCCTGCGCGAATGCTTTCACGGCGAATACGGCATCGCGGTCAGCCCGGAGAATGTGCTGGGCGTCCTGTCCCTGATCTTCTGGACCCTGATGCTCATCGTGTCCTTCAAGTATCTGACCATGGTCCTGCGCGCCGACCACGATGGGGAAGGCGGGGTTCTCGCCCTGACCACCCTTGTCCGGCCGCGCCGGGAGCACATGACCAGACGGGCATGGTTCCTGGTCGTGATCGGGCTGTTCGCGGCCTGCCTGCTCTACGGCGACGGCATGATAACCCCGGCTATTTCGGTCCTGAGCGCGGTGGAGGGACTGGGGCTCGTCACGCCCCTGTTCAAACCGTATGTCCTGCACATCACCCTGACCATTCTTATAGGCCTGTTTTTGTTGCAGCACCACGGCACCGCCCGTGTCGGCACCCTGTTCGGGCCGGTCATCCTGGCCTGGATGACCTGTCTGGCCCTTATCGGTCTGAATCAGGTGGTCCGGAATCCCGGCGTGCTCGTCGCCGTTTCTCCCTGGCACGGTCTGCATTTCCTCCTGGCAAACAAGCTCCACGGGTTCGTTGTTCTGGGCGCGGTTTTTCTGGTGGCCACCGGAGCCGAGGCCATCTATGCGGACCTGGGCCACTTCGGCCGCCGCCCCATCCGGCTGACCTGGTTCCTCGTGGCCCTGCCCGCCCTGCTGCTCAATTATTTCGGGCAGGGGGCGCATCTGCTGGCCGTTCCCGGGGACGCCTACCATCCGTTTTACGCCATTGTGCCGCAATGGGGGATCATTCCCATGGTAGGGCTCGCAACTATGGCCACCATCGTGGCCTCTCAGGCGGTCATCACCGGGGCCTTTTCCCTGACTTCGCAGGCGGTGCAGTTGGGCTACCTGCCCAGGCTGCGCGTCGAGCACACCTCTGCCTCGCACATGGGCCAGATCTACGTGGCCCCGGTCAACTGGCTGCTCATGATCTGCACCGTGGGCCTGGTCTTGGGGTTCCGGACTTCCAGCAAGCTGGCCGCAGCCTACGGCGTGGCCGTCACGGCCAGTATGCTTGTTACCGCCACCCTGTTTTATTTCGTCATGCGCAATCAATGGAAATGGAAGCTGCCCGTCGTTGTTCTGGTCACGGGACTGTTCCTTACCGTGGACTTCTCCTTTTTCGCCGCCAACATGACCAAGATCACCCATGGCGCGTGGTTTCCGCTGGTCATCGCCCTGCTTATCCTGGGCGTCATGCTTACCTGGGAGCGGGGCGGGGAGATTCTGGCCGAGCGGGCCCGGGGGCTGACCCGGCCCCTGGAAGGATTTTTGTCGGAAATAGCGGACGCGCCGCCCAGGCGCGTTCCGGGTCAGGCCGTGTTCCTGACCCGCAGCCACAATACCGTGCCCGTGGCCATGATTCAGAACCTGCGCCATAACATGGTCCTTCACTCGGAGGTCTATTTCCTCAACATCCGCACCGAGCAGATTCCCCGCGTGCCCAACTTCGAGAAAATCGAGGTGGAGCGGTTCGGCTCGGGCATCCAGCGCGTCATCGCCCATTTCGGTTATATGGAAAGTCCCACTGTGGACGTCATTTTCTCCCTGTGCCGCGACAAGGGGGTGGACCTGGATATCGACAGGGCCAGTTTCTTCCTCGGCCGCGAAAAGCTGACCGTGGGCCCATCGCCAGCCATGAGCCGCTGGCGTTCCAATCTCTACCGCTTTTTGGCCCGAAACGGCATGGACCCGGCCTCCTTCTTCAACATCCCCGCCAACCAGGTCATCGAAGTCGGAGCCCGGCTGGAGATATGA
- a CDS encoding M24 family metallopeptidase: protein MDKSFFEKRRVALKSEMHARGLSAMLVSLAANRYYLSGFELHDAQCNESSGWLVVTEGDDYLFTDPRYLDAARQVWDESKLCIYAARKHKEVADFLKGRGVTAMGFEPKALHLFDYDKLSEEFALIPTDNIVESLRIIKDEDEIRRMDDSMRLNHELFEYIEGELIPGRSEKEIAWLVEKFFREHGAQGLAFSTIVGVGPNAALPHCIPGDTLLRENDMVLIDTGCRLHDYNSDQTRTFWVGDKQSDRFRKTMDQVRAAQSAAIDIIRPGLSCVEAYRAAYAVFEKDGVEAMFTHGLGHGVGLETHEPPSLSRVGQGELAPGMVVTVEPGLYDPSWGGIRWEYQVLVTEDGCRVM from the coding sequence ATGGACAAATCCTTTTTCGAAAAACGTCGCGTGGCCCTCAAGAGCGAAATGCACGCCCGCGGCCTGTCCGCCATGCTCGTGTCGCTGGCGGCCAATCGGTACTACCTCAGCGGCTTCGAGCTGCATGACGCCCAGTGCAACGAATCGTCCGGCTGGCTCGTGGTCACCGAAGGCGACGACTACCTGTTCACCGACCCCCGCTACCTGGACGCCGCCCGGCAGGTCTGGGACGAGAGCAAACTCTGCATCTACGCCGCACGCAAGCACAAGGAAGTCGCGGACTTCCTCAAAGGCCGCGGCGTAACCGCCATGGGCTTCGAACCCAAGGCCCTGCACCTGTTCGACTACGACAAGCTGTCCGAGGAATTCGCCCTCATCCCCACGGACAACATCGTCGAATCCCTGAGGATCATCAAGGACGAGGACGAAATCCGACGCATGGACGATTCCATGCGCCTCAACCACGAGCTGTTCGAATACATCGAAGGCGAGCTCATCCCCGGCCGCTCCGAAAAGGAAATAGCCTGGCTGGTGGAAAAATTCTTCCGTGAGCACGGTGCCCAGGGACTGGCCTTCTCGACCATCGTCGGCGTCGGCCCCAACGCGGCCCTGCCCCACTGCATCCCCGGCGATACCCTCCTGCGTGAAAACGACATGGTTCTCATCGACACCGGATGCAGGCTGCACGACTACAACTCCGACCAGACCCGGACCTTCTGGGTGGGCGACAAGCAGTCCGACCGCTTCCGCAAGACCATGGACCAGGTACGCGCCGCCCAATCCGCGGCCATCGACATCATCCGTCCGGGCCTCTCCTGCGTGGAAGCCTACAGGGCCGCCTACGCCGTCTTCGAAAAGGACGGAGTGGAAGCCATGTTCACCCACGGCCTGGGACACGGCGTCGGCCTGGAAACCCACGAGCCGCCCTCCCTCTCCCGAGTGGGCCAGGGCGAACTCGCACCCGGCATGGTCGTCACCGTCGAGCCCGGCCTCTACGACCCCAGCTGGGGCGGCATCCGCTGGGAATACCAGGTGCTCGTCACCGAAGACGGCTGCCGCGTCATGTAA
- a CDS encoding DUF7483 domain-containing protein: MLTPKETGSGGGFAYPIRLEHSALCEAGFSSTGEPAVNATIALGWKPTAVNVGKPLCDPTHHYLLTIRKEGDAVSVLKQGVELGGYATSAATYAELVSEALTAYAGTTAGYYSRLAIVEELREPSAFFKQVPAAPGLWVPIGISGLPLHILLDFSDAANLGRDASGNGNGWTLTDAVQSLDTPTNNFCTLNPLDNGTTGALSGGNLTASGDAKVTLRPASGKWYYERNGEGVSYDADANGRFDPVLTAGTYNFGAAAWEGAGPVDDEKPLCDASLPEPAVLDTGKYLATVLRTGTGTETSIALGFRPDAVFIKARSTATHHAVFDSERGAARYVTPDVAAVETADEQSLMSFNVDGYNLGSSAVVNAEGVEFRDIAIKASPKIGFDVVKWDGDGTTARFIPYDLGGRPASVIMMKCPQTNGGWSVYHKDLGLGKFVCLDTNNRVSSMANRFYDVSADGFVPENTPTYFNKVGESYVAYCFADSDVFSAFSWIGSGGANGPYGYTGGKPENVFFGKNVNYTERSWIEFNAIQNPASELSTYLRWDGSNAEATMSNVTLWTTSNGLRASGTSIALNGSGHQVIYLVFTTQHKYRNAL; this comes from the coding sequence ATGCTGACCCCCAAGGAAACGGGTTCGGGCGGCGGTTTCGCCTATCCGATCCGGTTGGAGCACTCCGCTCTTTGCGAGGCCGGTTTCTCGTCCACAGGCGAACCAGCGGTCAACGCCACCATCGCCCTGGGATGGAAGCCGACCGCCGTGAATGTGGGCAAGCCGCTTTGCGACCCGACCCATCACTATTTGTTGACCATTCGTAAGGAAGGAGACGCGGTTTCGGTACTTAAGCAGGGCGTGGAGCTGGGCGGCTATGCCACGTCGGCCGCCACCTACGCCGAGTTGGTGTCCGAGGCGTTGACCGCCTACGCCGGGACCACGGCCGGGTATTATTCCCGGTTGGCCATTGTCGAGGAACTTAGGGAGCCGTCGGCCTTTTTCAAACAGGTTCCGGCCGCGCCCGGGCTATGGGTCCCCATTGGTATTTCCGGGCTTCCCCTGCATATCTTGCTCGACTTCTCCGACGCGGCGAACCTCGGGCGCGATGCGTCGGGCAACGGCAACGGCTGGACGCTGACGGACGCCGTTCAGTCTCTGGACACCCCGACGAACAACTTCTGCACCCTGAACCCGCTGGACAACGGGACAACGGGCGCGCTGTCGGGCGGCAATCTGACCGCCTCGGGCGACGCCAAGGTCACGCTGCGGCCTGCGTCAGGGAAGTGGTACTACGAAAGGAACGGCGAGGGCGTCTCGTACGATGCCGACGCAAACGGCCGATTTGATCCGGTGCTGACTGCCGGGACCTACAATTTCGGGGCCGCCGCGTGGGAGGGCGCAGGTCCCGTCGACGATGAAAAGCCGCTGTGCGACGCCAGCCTGCCGGAACCGGCCGTTCTCGACACCGGCAAATACCTTGCGACGGTCCTCAGAACCGGCACGGGTACGGAGACGTCCATCGCCCTCGGCTTTCGGCCGGACGCCGTATTCATCAAGGCGCGTTCAACGGCGACGCATCATGCCGTGTTCGACTCGGAACGAGGCGCGGCACGGTATGTGACGCCCGACGTCGCCGCTGTCGAGACTGCGGACGAGCAGTCGCTGATGTCGTTCAATGTTGACGGCTACAACCTCGGCTCTTCCGCTGTGGTTAACGCAGAAGGCGTGGAGTTTCGAGATATCGCGATCAAGGCCAGCCCGAAAATCGGGTTTGATGTCGTCAAGTGGGACGGCGACGGAACCACCGCCAGATTCATTCCCTACGATCTTGGGGGGCGGCCTGCGTCGGTCATCATGATGAAGTGCCCGCAAACAAACGGGGGCTGGAGTGTGTACCACAAGGATCTCGGCCTCGGTAAGTTTGTATGCCTTGACACGAACAACCGCGTCTCAAGCATGGCGAACAGGTTTTACGACGTGTCGGCGGACGGGTTTGTCCCCGAGAACACGCCGACCTACTTCAACAAGGTCGGAGAATCCTACGTCGCCTACTGCTTTGCCGATTCCGACGTGTTTTCCGCGTTTTCCTGGATAGGCAGCGGCGGGGCCAACGGGCCCTACGGCTATACCGGCGGCAAGCCCGAGAACGTGTTCTTCGGCAAGAACGTAAACTATACCGAAAGATCGTGGATTGAATTCAATGCCATTCAGAATCCGGCGAGCGAGCTGAGCACGTATTTGCGGTGGGATGGCTCGAATGCGGAAGCGACCATGTCCAACGTAACCTTGTGGACTACATCCAACGGCTTGAGAGCGAGCGGAACGTCCATAGCCTTGAACGGCTCGGGACATCAGGTGATATATCTCGTTTTTACTACGCAACACAAATACAGGAACGCTTTGTAA
- a CDS encoding cupin domain-containing protein has protein sequence MSAPNAREIIERLGLTPHPEEGGWFLETHRADESLPREVLPGRYDGPRALGTAIYYLLTPDTYSHMHRLQSDEIFHFYAGGPCEMLQLHPDGSGQRLVLGNDVMAGQHPQIVVPRNSWQGLRLLPGADFALMGCTVAPGFEYVDYAHGSRSELIASHPEFREQIIRLTAE, from the coding sequence ATGAGCGCACCCAACGCCCGAGAGATCATTGAACGGCTCGGCCTGACCCCGCACCCCGAGGAAGGCGGCTGGTTCCTGGAGACCCACCGGGCCGACGAGAGCCTTCCCCGGGAGGTTCTGCCGGGCCGCTATGACGGGCCCCGCGCCTTGGGCACGGCGATCTACTATCTGCTCACGCCCGACACCTATTCGCACATGCATCGGCTCCAATCCGACGAAATATTCCATTTCTACGCCGGAGGCCCGTGCGAAATGCTCCAGCTCCACCCGGACGGGTCCGGCCAACGGCTCGTCCTGGGCAACGACGTCATGGCCGGGCAACACCCCCAGATCGTTGTGCCGCGCAATTCCTGGCAGGGGTTGCGCCTGCTGCCGGGCGCGGACTTCGCCCTCATGGGCTGCACCGTGGCCCCGGGTTTCGAATACGTCGACTACGCCCACGGCAGCCGAAGCGAACTGATCGCCTCCCATCCCGAATTCCGAGAACAGATCATCCGCCTGACCGCCGAATAG
- a CDS encoding DUF4113 domain-containing protein: MRAVDDVNTRWERDTVSFAASGIKQKWRMKREMRSPRYTTVWEEILTVQAK, from the coding sequence ATGCGCGCCGTGGACGACGTCAACACGCGATGGGAACGCGACACCGTGTCCTTCGCGGCCTCGGGCATCAAACAAAAATGGCGAATGAAACGCGAAATGCGCTCGCCCCGGTACACCACGGTCTGGGAGGAAATACTGACCGTTCAGGCCAAATAG
- a CDS encoding tail fiber assembly protein, which yields MWRYPDGTYRQNPPARVEYGGYMRDFADLDAARRDEIGYNEAMPLKREPYTDYETEWARGGDLIYREAAVSVTVDEAAKAEAEALEVRAERDRRLAESDWTQLADAPLDEAEKSGWAVFRQALRDVPQQGGFPGSVEWPESVTA from the coding sequence ATGTGGAGATACCCGGACGGAACCTATCGGCAGAATCCCCCGGCCAGAGTTGAATACGGCGGCTATATGCGTGACTTCGCGGACCTTGACGCCGCCCGGCGCGACGAGATCGGCTACAATGAAGCCATGCCGCTCAAGCGCGAGCCGTACACGGACTATGAAACCGAGTGGGCCAGGGGCGGGGACCTGATTTACAGGGAGGCGGCCGTGAGCGTGACCGTTGACGAGGCGGCAAAGGCCGAGGCCGAGGCCCTCGAAGTCAGGGCCGAGCGCGACCGGCGGCTGGCCGAAAGCGACTGGACCCAGCTCGCGGACGCGCCCCTGGACGAAGCGGAAAAGAGCGGCTGGGCCGTCTTCCGCCAGGCGTTGCGCGACGTGCCGCAGCAGGGCGGGTTCCCCGGCTCCGTGGAGTGGCCGGAGAGCGTGACGGCCTAG
- a CDS encoding phage tail fiber protein — MTVSSTETKILYAGNGSTAAFAIPFMFLRNDDIDVLLVDAHGVEWVMSEGTDYGLTGAGEQAGGVCSVVQPPESGQTLVIRREPDMVQEVDYVENDAFPAATHEAALDKLTMICQALAEKLDRALTFRVSTAVSGVNLPKPDPDRMLGWNSAGSNLVNKDVMTLGAITTPVPISQGGTDADNPTEALFNLGFGAAGLTVAGCEEETEILAAIGAEPVDAEILRSCSPGLLKAVYGDEAQSHEGRSLAGLVVVRNHVTWSLTGASQFSDVVLPYDGTYVFHVYPLGHDLVLAASYKLDGQLPPINPAAGEIRIAVEQFNSRKTIVSLQNMEA; from the coding sequence GTGACCGTTTCATCCACCGAGACAAAAATCCTTTACGCGGGCAACGGCTCCACGGCGGCCTTCGCCATTCCGTTCATGTTCCTGCGCAACGACGACATCGACGTTCTGCTTGTTGACGCCCACGGCGTGGAATGGGTCATGTCCGAGGGCACCGATTACGGCCTCACCGGGGCTGGCGAACAGGCGGGCGGCGTCTGTTCCGTTGTCCAACCGCCCGAGTCCGGCCAGACACTGGTTATCCGCCGTGAGCCGGACATGGTCCAGGAGGTGGACTATGTGGAGAACGACGCCTTTCCCGCGGCCACGCACGAGGCCGCCCTGGACAAGCTGACCATGATTTGCCAGGCCCTGGCCGAAAAGCTGGACCGCGCTCTGACGTTCCGCGTCTCCACCGCCGTGAGCGGCGTCAACCTGCCCAAGCCGGACCCGGATCGGATGCTCGGCTGGAACAGCGCCGGTAGCAACCTTGTAAACAAGGACGTGATGACCCTCGGGGCCATCACCACGCCCGTGCCCATCAGCCAGGGCGGCACCGACGCGGACAATCCCACCGAGGCCCTGTTCAACCTCGGCTTCGGTGCGGCGGGTCTGACCGTGGCCGGGTGCGAGGAGGAGACGGAAATATTGGCCGCCATCGGGGCCGAGCCCGTGGATGCGGAGATTCTCAGGTCCTGCTCGCCGGGGCTGCTCAAGGCCGTGTACGGCGATGAGGCCCAGTCCCACGAAGGCCGAAGCCTCGCCGGGCTGGTCGTGGTCCGCAACCACGTCACCTGGTCCCTGACCGGCGCGAGCCAGTTCAGCGACGTGGTCCTGCCCTATGACGGAACCTATGTCTTCCATGTCTATCCCCTCGGCCATGATCTGGTTCTGGCCGCGAGCTACAAGCTCGACGGGCAGTTGCCGCCCATCAACCCCGCGGCTGGAGAAATCCGTATCGCCGTGGAGCAGTTCAACTCGCGCAAGACCATCGTGTCCCTGCAGAACATGGAGGCGTGA
- a CDS encoding THUMP domain-containing class I SAM-dependent RNA methyltransferase, with the protein MTKFSDTAPILVTCPRDMPEYLQAELAGLGYEQSTPLDAGVEVRGSLADCMSLNLWVRTGHRVLFELKRFRAFDADELYREAKAIPWEEYIPVDSHFRVDASVRDTTVNDSRFAGLRVKDAVADRFMELFKVRPDSGPDTHGVCLFLHWRENRATLYLDTTGEPLPRRGYRKRPHKAPMQETLAAACILASNWPETARRGGHFIAPMCGSGTLPIEAALMAMNGAPGLLRDEFAFMHIKGYEPDAWDELLGAAEDAEIPEIKGRIIATDHDPEAIEAARDNARLAGVGDFIEFAVCDFTETEVPEGPGVVMLNPEYGKRLGDMNMLKDVYRGIGDFFKQRCGGKTGYIFTGNMDLAKCVGLRTRRRRVFWNAKIECRLLEYELYAGTKKGGSA; encoded by the coding sequence ATGACAAAATTTTCCGACACTGCCCCCATTCTTGTCACCTGCCCCAGGGACATGCCCGAATACCTCCAGGCCGAACTGGCCGGATTGGGCTACGAACAATCCACTCCCCTCGACGCCGGGGTTGAGGTTCGAGGCTCCCTGGCCGACTGCATGAGCCTCAACCTGTGGGTTCGCACGGGCCACCGGGTGCTTTTCGAATTGAAGCGGTTCCGCGCCTTTGATGCGGACGAGCTGTATCGCGAAGCCAAGGCCATTCCGTGGGAGGAATACATCCCGGTCGACAGCCATTTCCGGGTGGACGCGTCCGTCCGCGACACCACGGTCAACGATTCGCGGTTCGCCGGACTGCGGGTCAAGGACGCGGTAGCCGACCGCTTCATGGAACTTTTCAAGGTGCGCCCGGACTCCGGCCCGGACACGCACGGTGTCTGCCTGTTCCTGCACTGGCGCGAAAACCGGGCGACGCTCTATCTGGACACCACGGGCGAACCGCTGCCCAGACGCGGCTACCGCAAGCGGCCGCACAAGGCCCCCATGCAGGAGACCCTGGCCGCGGCCTGCATCCTGGCTTCCAACTGGCCCGAAACCGCCCGGCGGGGCGGGCACTTCATCGCGCCCATGTGCGGCTCGGGCACCCTGCCCATCGAGGCCGCGCTCATGGCCATGAACGGCGCTCCGGGGCTGTTGCGCGACGAGTTCGCCTTCATGCACATCAAAGGCTACGAGCCGGACGCGTGGGACGAACTGCTCGGCGCGGCCGAAGACGCGGAGATTCCCGAGATAAAGGGCCGGATCATCGCGACGGACCACGACCCGGAAGCCATCGAGGCGGCCCGGGACAACGCCCGCCTGGCCGGGGTGGGCGACTTCATCGAGTTCGCCGTCTGCGACTTCACTGAAACCGAGGTCCCGGAAGGCCCGGGCGTGGTCATGCTCAACCCGGAATACGGCAAGCGGCTTGGGGACATGAACATGCTCAAGGATGTGTACCGGGGGATCGGCGACTTCTTCAAGCAGCGGTGCGGCGGCAAGACCGGCTACATCTTCACCGGCAACATGGACCTGGCAAAATGCGTGGGGTTGCGCACCCGGCGGCGGCGCGTCTTCTGGAACGCGAAAATTGAATGCCGACTGCTGGAATACGAGCTTTACGCCGGGACGAAAAAAGGCGGCAGCGCCTAG
- a CDS encoding protoporphyrinogen/coproporphyrinogen oxidase, whose amino-acid sequence MKTKYLIIGAGPTGLGAAHRLRELGENDFLVLERNAYAGGLAASFKDHKGFTWDIGGHVVFSHYDYFDRLMDSLLGDERLEHQRESWVRSNGTWVPYPFQNNIRHLPKQARWDCVEGLLPGNRPETRPGNFGQWIEAVFGRGIARHFMNPYNFKVWATPPELMQYGWIGERVSVVDLKSVLRNIVLERDDVAWGPNNTFKFPLHGGTGEIFRRLADRMADRIQYGQAVSRIDARAKTASTEQGLTVEYETLLNTAPLDILARDWLTEPADAFTDAADRLTHNSVYVAGVGLDAEPDATPDSRCWMYFPEDDAPFYRVTNFHNYSPNNTARPGKQTAFMCETSFSAHKPENVHELMDRTVQGLINNSLLRGERMKDILTRWEIAVDYGYPVPCLERDGALRILQPGLEALGIHSRGRFGGWKYEVSNMDHSVMQGVEWAERMVVGTPEKTYTLD is encoded by the coding sequence GTGAAAACGAAATATCTCATTATCGGCGCGGGCCCCACGGGCCTGGGCGCGGCCCACCGGCTCCGGGAACTCGGCGAGAACGACTTCCTCGTGCTCGAACGCAACGCCTACGCGGGAGGGCTGGCCGCCAGCTTCAAGGACCACAAGGGCTTCACCTGGGACATCGGCGGCCACGTGGTCTTCTCCCACTACGACTACTTCGACCGGCTCATGGATTCGCTGCTCGGCGACGAGCGTCTTGAGCACCAGCGCGAATCATGGGTCCGCTCCAACGGGACCTGGGTGCCCTATCCGTTCCAGAACAACATCCGCCATCTGCCCAAGCAGGCCCGGTGGGATTGCGTGGAGGGCCTGCTGCCGGGCAACCGGCCGGAGACCCGGCCCGGCAACTTCGGCCAGTGGATCGAGGCCGTGTTCGGCCGGGGCATAGCCCGCCACTTCATGAACCCGTATAATTTCAAGGTCTGGGCCACCCCGCCTGAACTCATGCAATACGGCTGGATCGGCGAACGGGTCTCGGTCGTGGACCTGAAATCGGTCCTGCGCAACATCGTGCTGGAACGCGACGACGTGGCCTGGGGGCCGAACAACACCTTCAAATTTCCGCTCCACGGCGGTACGGGCGAAATTTTCCGGCGGCTGGCCGACCGCATGGCGGACCGCATCCAATACGGCCAGGCCGTGAGCCGCATCGACGCCCGAGCCAAAACCGCGTCCACGGAACAGGGGTTGACCGTGGAATACGAAACCCTGCTCAACACCGCGCCCCTGGACATCCTCGCCAGGGATTGGCTCACCGAACCGGCCGACGCCTTCACCGACGCCGCCGACCGGCTGACGCACAACTCGGTCTACGTGGCCGGAGTGGGACTCGACGCCGAGCCCGACGCAACTCCCGACTCCCGCTGCTGGATGTATTTCCCGGAGGATGACGCGCCCTTCTATCGGGTGACCAACTTCCACAACTACTCGCCCAACAACACGGCCCGCCCGGGCAAACAAACGGCCTTCATGTGCGAGACGTCGTTCTCCGCGCACAAGCCGGAAAACGTCCATGAATTAATGGACCGCACGGTGCAGGGTCTGATAAACAATTCCCTGTTGCGCGGGGAAAGGATGAAGGACATCCTTACCCGCTGGGAGATCGCCGTGGACTACGGCTATCCCGTGCCGTGCCTTGAACGCGACGGCGCGCTCCGCATCCTGCAACCGGGCCTGGAAGCCCTGGGCATCCACTCCCGCGGCCGCTTCGGCGGCTGGAAATACGAGGTCTCCAACATGGATCACTCGGTCATGCAGGGCGTGGAATGGGCCGAGCGTATGGTCGTCGGCACTCCCGAGAAAACCTACACACTGGATTAG
- a CDS encoding SlyX family protein: protein MDDKIERLESLIALQDRTMEKLSDQIFDQQKQIDGLKRLVERLAQKVRNMDEEMENGGPIDVPPPHYNG, encoded by the coding sequence ATGGACGACAAGATCGAACGGCTGGAGAGCCTTATAGCCCTCCAGGACCGGACCATGGAAAAACTGAGCGACCAGATCTTCGACCAGCAAAAGCAGATCGACGGTCTCAAGCGGCTGGTCGAACGGCTGGCCCAAAAGGTCCGCAACATGGACGAGGAAATGGAAAACGGCGGGCCGATCGACGTGCCGCCGCCGCATTACAACGGGTAG
- a CDS encoding DMT family transporter gives MKHSLSYTYILLVLSMMLWGGTWVAGRVLAQSVHPMTAAVLRFGLASLILLFMCWRADGRLPRLKRDQILPVTFLGATGVFAYSHFFFTGLQSIPAGRAALIVACTPVCIAAISALFYGEKFGPLRVAGAILSLVGVSIVIADGDPIALLAGGVSRGDFMILGCVASWTAYTLGGRSVMKRLPPLTSVAWSSFTGTLMLLPFALFQGLAEDLVRLRPVDWGCVVFLGFLATALAYYWYYRAINVIGASRAGIFINMVPAFAVITGFLLLDEPIHLSLAVGGCMILSGVYLTNRS, from the coding sequence ATGAAACACTCTCTGAGCTACACCTACATCCTGCTCGTGCTGAGCATGATGCTCTGGGGCGGCACCTGGGTAGCCGGGCGCGTCCTGGCCCAGTCCGTGCATCCCATGACCGCCGCCGTGCTGCGCTTCGGACTGGCCTCGCTTATTCTGCTGTTCATGTGCTGGCGGGCCGACGGGCGACTGCCGAGGCTCAAGCGCGACCAGATTCTGCCGGTGACCTTCCTGGGCGCGACAGGCGTGTTCGCCTACAGCCATTTCTTCTTTACCGGGCTCCAGTCCATCCCGGCCGGGCGGGCCGCGCTCATAGTGGCCTGCACTCCGGTGTGCATCGCCGCCATCTCCGCCCTGTTCTACGGGGAGAAATTCGGCCCGCTGCGCGTCGCCGGGGCGATCCTCTCGCTGGTTGGCGTGTCCATAGTCATTGCCGACGGCGACCCGATCGCCCTTCTGGCCGGAGGCGTGAGCCGGGGAGACTTCATGATTCTCGGGTGCGTGGCCAGCTGGACCGCCTACACCTTGGGCGGCCGATCCGTCATGAAACGACTGCCGCCGCTGACCTCGGTGGCCTGGTCAAGCTTCACCGGCACGCTCATGCTCCTGCCATTCGCCCTGTTCCAGGGGCTCGCTGAGGACCTCGTCCGTCTCCGTCCCGTGGACTGGGGATGCGTCGTTTTTCTGGGCTTTTTGGCCACGGCCCTGGCCTATTACTGGTACTACCGGGCCATCAACGTCATCGGCGCGTCCAGAGCGGGCATCTTCATCAACATGGTCCCGGCCTTTGCGGTCATCACCGGCTTTCTGCTCCTGGATGAACCCATCCACCTCTCCCTGGCCGTGGGCGGCTGCATGATTCTCAGCGGCGTCTACCTGACCAACCGAAGCTGA